A single genomic interval of Lewinellaceae bacterium harbors:
- a CDS encoding DUF1573 domain-containing protein, with amino-acid sequence MKKVLSALAMLLLVAAVGYSQDDTAPALQAAGQQDGAVMTFETETVDYGVIEQGSDPYRVFKFTNTGNEPLIITHAKGSCGCTVPTYPKEPIAPGESNEIKVRYDTNRLGKFTKRVTLTTNAGDEQQMLTIQGEVVKKAEEPAGLPENEGNMFNSN; translated from the coding sequence ATGAAGAAAGTACTTTCAGCTTTGGCCATGCTGCTATTGGTAGCTGCCGTAGGATATAGCCAGGATGATACCGCACCGGCCCTGCAGGCTGCCGGCCAACAAGACGGCGCAGTGATGACTTTTGAAACCGAAACGGTGGACTATGGCGTCATCGAACAGGGATCGGACCCTTACCGCGTATTCAAGTTTACGAACACGGGTAATGAACCCCTGATCATTACACATGCAAAGGGGAGCTGTGGCTGTACAGTACCCACCTATCCCAAAGAGCCTATCGCTCCGGGCGAATCCAACGAGATCAAGGTCCGTTATGATACGAACCGCCTCGGCAAATTCACCAAGCGGGTAACGCTGACCACCAATGCCGGCGACGAACAGCAGATGCTGACCATTCAGGGCGAGGTGGTCAAGAAGGCGGAAGAACCCGCCGGCCTGCCGGAAAACGAGGGCAATATGTTTAACAGCAACTAA